Proteins encoded within one genomic window of Microbacterium sp. LKL04:
- the katG gene encoding catalase/peroxidase HPI, giving the protein MSDRDPQAEPIGAEATDVDHAVTPIDTPVDERGDGETRPRENTADACPVIHAAPGADRANHGGQPHPTVGTANQVWWPNQLNLRILKKNPAVGNPVGEDFDYKAAFESLDLAAVKADIAAVLTTSQDWWPADFGNYGPLMIRMAWHSAGTYRATDGRGGGGTGQQRFAPLNSWPDNVNLDKARRLLWPVKKTYGQALSWGDLMILAGNVALETMGFETFGFGGGRPDVWEPDDDVYWGPETTWLADERYSGDRNLEKPLAAVQMGLIYVNPEGPNGEPDPLKSARDIRETFGRMGMDDEETVALIAGGHTFGKTHGAAPDTNVDDNPEAAGLEQQGLGWKNSHGTGKGDDTITSGLEVTWTYHPTRWDNEFFHILYAYDWELMRSPGGGHQWRPTNGAGADMVPLAHSDGRREPRMLTSDLALRMDPAYDAVSRRFKDDPVAFGDAFARAWFKLTHRDMGPVARYLGPEVPQEELIWQDPVPAVDHELIDDADAALLKERILATGLTVSQLVSTTWAAASTFRGSDKRGGVNGARIRLAPQKDWEVNNPEQLQTVLAALEDVKAAFDAEQQGRTTVSLADLIVLAGNAGVEKAAKDAGVEVSVPFHPGRTDASQEQTDELSFGYLEPVADGFRNYYGPNAFLPAEHHLIDKANLLTLSAPEMTVLVGGLRSLGANWDGSSHGVFTGRPGALTNDVFVNLLDLGSTWTPLDPGSHAFRGVASDGSQIGVGTRADLVFSSNSELRAIAEVYASDDAAEKFVRDFVAAWTKVTELDRFDLHA; this is encoded by the coding sequence ATGAGCGACCGTGACCCCCAGGCCGAGCCCATCGGCGCCGAGGCGACCGACGTCGACCACGCCGTCACCCCCATCGACACCCCGGTCGACGAGCGCGGCGACGGCGAGACGCGGCCGCGGGAGAACACCGCCGACGCCTGCCCCGTCATCCACGCGGCGCCCGGCGCCGACCGCGCGAACCACGGCGGCCAGCCGCATCCCACCGTCGGCACCGCCAACCAGGTGTGGTGGCCGAACCAGCTGAACCTCCGCATCCTCAAGAAGAACCCGGCCGTCGGCAACCCCGTCGGCGAGGACTTCGACTACAAGGCCGCCTTCGAGAGCCTCGACCTCGCCGCCGTGAAGGCCGACATCGCGGCCGTCCTCACCACGTCGCAGGACTGGTGGCCCGCCGACTTCGGCAACTACGGCCCCCTCATGATCCGGATGGCCTGGCACTCGGCCGGCACCTACCGCGCGACCGACGGTCGCGGCGGCGGCGGCACCGGCCAGCAGCGTTTCGCGCCGCTGAACAGCTGGCCCGACAACGTCAACCTCGACAAGGCGCGGCGCCTCCTCTGGCCCGTCAAGAAGACCTACGGCCAGGCGCTCTCGTGGGGCGACCTCATGATCCTCGCCGGCAACGTCGCGCTCGAGACCATGGGCTTCGAGACCTTCGGCTTCGGCGGCGGACGCCCCGACGTCTGGGAGCCGGACGACGACGTGTACTGGGGCCCCGAGACCACGTGGCTCGCCGACGAGCGCTACAGCGGCGACCGCAACCTCGAGAAGCCCCTCGCGGCGGTCCAGATGGGCCTCATCTACGTCAACCCCGAGGGCCCCAACGGCGAGCCCGACCCGCTGAAGTCGGCCCGCGACATCCGCGAGACCTTCGGCCGCATGGGCATGGACGACGAGGAGACCGTCGCCCTCATCGCCGGTGGTCACACCTTCGGCAAGACGCACGGTGCGGCGCCCGACACGAACGTGGACGACAACCCCGAGGCCGCCGGTCTCGAGCAGCAGGGCCTCGGCTGGAAGAACAGCCACGGCACCGGCAAGGGCGACGACACGATCACTTCGGGCCTCGAGGTCACGTGGACCTACCACCCGACCCGGTGGGACAACGAGTTCTTCCACATCCTCTACGCCTACGACTGGGAGCTCATGCGCAGCCCCGGCGGCGGACACCAGTGGCGTCCCACCAACGGCGCCGGTGCAGACATGGTCCCGCTCGCTCACTCCGACGGCCGCCGCGAGCCGCGCATGCTCACGAGCGACCTCGCGCTGCGGATGGACCCGGCCTACGACGCCGTGTCGCGCCGCTTCAAGGACGACCCGGTCGCCTTCGGCGACGCGTTCGCCCGCGCGTGGTTCAAGCTCACGCACCGCGACATGGGTCCCGTCGCGCGCTACCTCGGCCCCGAGGTGCCGCAGGAGGAGCTCATCTGGCAGGACCCGGTGCCCGCCGTCGACCACGAGCTGATCGACGACGCGGATGCCGCTCTGCTCAAGGAGCGCATCCTCGCCACCGGCCTGACGGTGTCGCAGCTGGTCTCGACGACCTGGGCCGCGGCATCCACCTTCCGCGGCAGCGACAAGCGCGGCGGCGTCAACGGCGCCCGCATCCGCCTCGCGCCGCAGAAGGACTGGGAGGTCAACAACCCCGAGCAGCTGCAGACGGTCCTCGCCGCGCTCGAGGACGTGAAGGCCGCCTTCGACGCCGAGCAGCAGGGACGCACCACGGTCTCGCTCGCCGACCTCATCGTGCTCGCGGGCAACGCGGGCGTCGAGAAGGCGGCGAAGGATGCCGGTGTCGAGGTCTCCGTGCCGTTCCACCCGGGCCGCACCGACGCCTCGCAGGAGCAGACCGACGAGCTGTCGTTCGGGTACCTCGAACCGGTCGCCGACGGCTTCCGCAACTACTACGGACCGAACGCGTTCCTCCCGGCGGAGCACCACCTCATCGACAAGGCGAACCTGCTGACCCTCAGCGCGCCCGAGATGACGGTGCTCGTGGGCGGCCTGCGCTCCCTCGGCGCGAACTGGGACGGCTCGTCGCACGGCGTGTTCACCGGCCGGCCGGGTGCGCTCACGAACGACGTGTTCGTGAACCTGCTCGACCTCGGGTCGACGTGGACACCCCTCGACCCGGGCTCGCACGCCTTCCGCGGCGTCGCCTCCGACGGTTCGCAGATCGGTGTGGGCACCCGTGCCGACCTCGTGTTCAGTTCGAACTCGGAGCTGCGGGCGATCGCCGAGGTCTACGCCTCGGACGACGCCGCCGAGAAGTTCGTCCGCGATTTCGTGGCTGCCTGGACGAAGGTGACCGAGCTCGACCGGTTCGACCTGCACGCCTGA
- a CDS encoding Fur family transcriptional regulator yields the protein MTDLTLDPAGALRDAGLRVTESRLAVFAALAAHPHASADAVFAEVAGALPKASRQSVYNALNDFADAAIVRRIEPAGQPMLFELRVDDNHHHLVCTSCGRVQDVDCAVGAAPCLHPADDHGFRIAAAEVTYWGLCGDCAVEAAA from the coding sequence ATGACCGATCTCACCCTGGACCCCGCCGGCGCCCTGCGCGACGCGGGTCTACGGGTGACCGAGTCCCGGCTGGCGGTGTTCGCCGCGCTCGCCGCCCACCCGCACGCGAGCGCGGACGCCGTCTTCGCCGAGGTCGCGGGGGCATTGCCGAAGGCGAGCCGCCAGTCGGTCTACAACGCGCTGAACGACTTCGCGGACGCCGCGATCGTCCGCCGCATCGAGCCGGCCGGTCAGCCCATGCTGTTCGAGCTCCGTGTCGACGACAACCACCACCACCTCGTGTGCACCTCCTGCGGCCGCGTCCAGGACGTCGACTGCGCCGTGGGCGCGGCACCTTGCCTGCACCCCGCCGACGACCACGGCTTCCGGATCGCCGCGGCCGAGGTGACCTATTGGGGTCTCTGCGGCGACTGCGCCGTCGAGGCCGCCGCCTGA
- the ahcY gene encoding adenosylhomocysteinase, translating into MPTPVKTIEHVVADLSLAEAGRHQIRLAENEMPGLMALREEFGASRPLAGARIAGSLHMTVQTAVLIETLVVLGAQVRWASCNIFSTQDEAAAAVVVGPSGTVAEPAGVPVFAFKGETLEQYWELADRIFDWSDEGFDGPNLILDDGGDATLLVHKGVEFEAAGAVPDAAHTDSAEYRIVLETLRSSLARDPQRFTRLAAGLLGVTEETTTGVHRLYELHADGKLLFPGINVNDSVTKSKFDNKYGIRHSLPDGINRATDVLIGGKVAFVVGYGDVGKGAAEALRGQGARVIVGEVDPICALQAAMDGYQVTRLEDVADQVDILITGTGNTRVVTVDHLLALKHLAIVGNVGHFDDEIDMAALEALPGVEKVEIKPQVHEYRLPTGRSILVLSEGRLLNLGNATGHPSFVMSASFTNQVLAQIELFTRIDEYPTGVYVLPKALDEKVARLHLPALGVQLTQLTQEQASYIGVPVEGPYKLDHYRY; encoded by the coding sequence GTGCCCACTCCCGTGAAGACCATCGAACACGTCGTCGCCGACCTTTCGCTCGCGGAGGCCGGTCGTCATCAGATCCGCCTCGCCGAGAACGAGATGCCCGGACTCATGGCGCTCCGAGAGGAGTTCGGCGCCAGCCGTCCGCTCGCCGGCGCGCGGATCGCCGGGTCGCTGCACATGACGGTGCAGACCGCCGTCCTCATCGAGACGCTCGTCGTCCTCGGGGCGCAGGTCCGATGGGCCAGTTGCAACATCTTCTCCACGCAGGACGAAGCCGCCGCAGCCGTCGTCGTGGGGCCGAGCGGTACCGTCGCCGAGCCTGCCGGCGTGCCGGTGTTCGCTTTCAAGGGGGAGACGCTCGAGCAGTACTGGGAGCTCGCCGACCGGATCTTCGACTGGTCCGACGAGGGCTTCGACGGCCCGAACCTGATCCTCGACGACGGCGGCGACGCGACCCTGCTCGTTCACAAGGGCGTCGAATTCGAGGCCGCCGGTGCGGTGCCGGATGCCGCGCACACGGACTCGGCGGAGTACCGCATCGTCCTCGAGACGCTCCGGAGCAGCCTCGCGCGCGACCCGCAGCGGTTCACCCGTCTGGCGGCGGGGCTGCTCGGCGTCACCGAGGAGACGACCACCGGGGTCCACCGTCTCTACGAGCTGCACGCGGACGGGAAGCTCCTGTTCCCCGGCATCAACGTGAACGACTCGGTCACGAAGTCGAAGTTCGACAACAAGTACGGCATCCGACACTCCCTCCCCGACGGCATCAACCGCGCCACCGACGTCCTCATCGGCGGCAAGGTCGCCTTCGTCGTCGGGTACGGGGACGTCGGCAAGGGAGCCGCCGAGGCCCTGCGCGGCCAGGGTGCCCGCGTCATCGTGGGCGAGGTCGACCCGATCTGCGCCCTGCAGGCGGCGATGGACGGCTACCAGGTCACCCGTCTGGAGGATGTCGCGGACCAGGTCGACATCCTCATCACCGGGACGGGCAACACCCGTGTCGTCACGGTGGATCACCTCCTCGCGCTCAAGCACCTCGCCATCGTCGGCAACGTCGGTCACTTCGACGATGAGATCGACATGGCGGCGCTCGAGGCGCTGCCCGGTGTCGAGAAGGTCGAGATCAAGCCCCAGGTCCACGAGTACCGTCTGCCGACGGGGCGCAGCATCCTCGTCCTGTCGGAGGGGCGCCTCCTCAACCTCGGCAACGCGACCGGTCACCCGTCGTTCGTCATGAGCGCCTCGTTCACGAACCAGGTGCTCGCGCAGATCGAGTTGTTCACGAGGATCGACGAGTACCCGACGGGCGTGTACGTGCTGCCCAAGGCACTCGACGAGAAAGTCGCGCGCCTGCACCTGCCCGCCCTCGGCGTGCAGCTGACGCAGCTGACGCAGGAGCAGGCGTCGTACATCGGCGTGCCCGTCGAGGGACCCTACAAGCTCGATCACTACCGGTACTGA
- a CDS encoding DUF3499 family protein, translated as MLERLCSKVGCAREAVTTLTYDYGDQMAVLGPLGAGNDPHAHDLCAIHTGRMSVPKGWVVVRHETLRV; from the coding sequence ATGCTCGAGAGACTCTGCTCCAAGGTGGGCTGCGCCCGTGAGGCCGTGACGACCCTGACCTACGACTACGGCGACCAGATGGCCGTCCTCGGCCCGCTGGGCGCCGGCAACGACCCCCACGCGCACGATCTGTGCGCCATCCACACCGGCAGGATGTCGGTTCCCAAGGGGTGGGTCGTCGTCCGTCACGAGACGCTCCGCGTCTGA
- a CDS encoding energy-coupling factor transporter transmembrane component T, whose amino-acid sequence MLSLYRPGSGPWHRMPPGPKALLLLLLALGVSLLPSAWPSAAVAVGVCVVCYVVPGVGMGELGRQVWALRWLVVVAFGIPCIFLGVEAATVGTVRIVAAVALAGLLALTTPVAALLDVVERALGPLRIVGVDASRVALLLVVALGTVPTLARLAREVRDAQRARGARGIRVFVVPFLVLALRHADDLGDALTARGVR is encoded by the coding sequence ATGCTGAGCCTGTATCGTCCCGGCTCCGGTCCCTGGCACCGGATGCCGCCGGGGCCGAAGGCGCTGCTCCTCCTGCTCCTTGCGCTCGGCGTCTCGCTCCTGCCGTCGGCGTGGCCGTCCGCGGCCGTCGCGGTCGGCGTCTGCGTCGTCTGCTACGTCGTCCCCGGAGTGGGCATGGGTGAGCTCGGACGTCAGGTGTGGGCGCTCCGCTGGCTCGTCGTGGTGGCCTTCGGCATCCCGTGCATCTTCCTCGGTGTCGAGGCGGCGACGGTCGGCACCGTCCGCATCGTGGCCGCCGTCGCCCTCGCCGGGCTCCTCGCCCTGACGACTCCGGTCGCCGCGCTCCTCGACGTGGTGGAGCGGGCGCTGGGACCGCTCCGGATCGTCGGTGTGGATGCATCCCGCGTCGCGCTCCTGCTCGTCGTCGCGCTCGGAACGGTGCCGACGCTGGCCCGTCTCGCTCGCGAAGTGCGCGATGCGCAGCGCGCGCGGGGGGCCCGCGGCATCCGAGTGTTCGTGGTTCCCTTCCTCGTGCTCGCGCTGCGTCACGCAGACGACCTCGGGGACGCGTTGACGGCCCGCGGGGTGCGTTGA
- a CDS encoding energy-coupling factor ABC transporter ATP-binding protein yields MTSAVRLAGVSVRLAGTDVLHDVDLALDARTVAVVGDNGSGKSTLARLIGGLVRPTRGRVEVFGLDTVTDAAALRSRTAIVFSNPDAQIVMPTVAEDVAFSLRADRLPRPERDARVAAALERFALAELADRPAYELSGGQKQLLALCGAFVRHPDLVIADEPTAFLDGRNARIVAGHLLADGGHRLVVVTHDLDLAARCDVAVRVHEGRIAQVGVADEVVAGYAASWRC; encoded by the coding sequence GTGACGAGCGCCGTCCGACTCGCCGGTGTCTCGGTTCGGCTGGCTGGCACCGACGTCCTCCACGATGTCGACCTCGCGCTCGATGCGCGGACCGTCGCCGTCGTCGGCGACAACGGCTCGGGCAAGTCGACGCTGGCCCGCCTCATCGGCGGGCTCGTGCGGCCGACGCGGGGACGTGTCGAGGTCTTCGGTCTCGACACGGTGACGGATGCCGCGGCGCTCCGCTCCCGCACCGCGATCGTCTTCAGCAATCCCGATGCGCAGATCGTCATGCCCACCGTCGCCGAGGACGTCGCCTTCTCCCTCCGTGCGGACCGGCTGCCCCGGCCGGAACGCGACGCGCGTGTCGCGGCCGCCCTCGAGCGGTTCGCCCTCGCGGAGCTCGCCGATCGCCCCGCCTACGAGCTGTCCGGTGGTCAGAAGCAGCTCCTCGCCCTGTGCGGCGCGTTCGTCCGGCATCCGGACCTCGTGATCGCCGACGAACCGACGGCGTTCCTCGACGGTCGGAACGCCCGTATCGTCGCGGGGCACCTGCTCGCCGACGGCGGGCATCGCCTGGTCGTCGTGACGCACGACCTCGACCTCGCGGCGCGCTGTGACGTCGCCGTCCGGGTGCACGAGGGGCGCATCGCCCAGGTGGGCGTCGCGGACGAGGTCGTCGCGGGCTACGCCGCGAGCTGGCGATGCTGA
- a CDS encoding biotin transporter BioY, producing MTHPRPTPRLDTTDLARAAVFAGVIAVLGLPGSFSVFGGVPITAQTLGVMLAGAILGPLVGAVSVATLLALVALGLPLLAGGRGGAAVFVGPTSGYLIGWLVGVVIIGLIVHAGERRPVWWRTFLGVFLGGVVAVYACGIPLQSVIMRIGVDQAALANLAFVPADLAKAIIATVVVGALVRGYPRAFRRTWAPRATAPREAAPVR from the coding sequence ATGACCCACCCACGCCCGACTCCGCGTCTGGACACGACCGACCTCGCGCGCGCGGCGGTCTTCGCCGGCGTCATCGCCGTCCTCGGACTACCCGGCTCGTTCTCGGTCTTCGGCGGCGTGCCCATCACCGCGCAGACGTTGGGGGTCATGCTGGCCGGTGCCATCCTCGGGCCGCTGGTCGGCGCGGTGTCCGTCGCCACCCTGCTGGCGCTCGTCGCCCTGGGCTTGCCCCTGCTCGCCGGCGGGCGCGGCGGAGCAGCCGTTTTCGTCGGGCCGACCTCGGGTTACCTGATCGGTTGGCTCGTCGGCGTCGTGATCATCGGGCTGATCGTGCACGCCGGTGAGCGTCGACCGGTGTGGTGGCGTACCTTCCTCGGGGTTTTCCTCGGCGGAGTCGTGGCCGTGTACGCCTGCGGCATCCCGCTCCAGAGCGTCATCATGCGGATCGGCGTCGATCAAGCCGCCCTCGCCAATCTCGCGTTCGTGCCCGCTGACCTCGCGAAGGCGATCATCGCGACCGTCGTCGTCGGCGCTCTGGTCCGCGGCTACCCGCGTGCGTTCCGGCGCACCTGGGCGCCGCGTGCGACCGCTCCGCGTGAGGCGGCGCCGGTCCGGTGA
- a CDS encoding TetR family transcriptional regulator, with product MTPPDSNRSPRPARRTREDVVDAAVDLLDRVGLPDLSMRRLADELGVQPSALYWHVASKQELLAAVSARILAPVTLRSSDPDDLAEAAVTLGHRLHDRLLAHRDGAEVVSSSLALGLVASPLHEALSGWEESATADVVADAITHYVVGITFHEQQRRSADAWGAAAPEASVTPASFEHPADDAFSAALALIAGGITVWQDGTRRPADA from the coding sequence ATGACTCCCCCGGACTCAAACCGGTCGCCCCGTCCCGCGCGAAGGACACGAGAGGACGTCGTCGACGCGGCGGTCGACCTCCTCGATCGGGTCGGCCTGCCCGACCTCTCCATGCGGCGGCTCGCCGACGAGCTCGGCGTCCAGCCGAGCGCGCTCTACTGGCACGTGGCCAGCAAGCAGGAGCTGTTGGCGGCGGTGAGCGCGCGCATCCTGGCCCCGGTCACCCTTCGTTCGTCGGATCCGGACGACCTCGCGGAGGCGGCCGTCACCCTCGGCCACCGCCTGCACGATCGGCTCCTCGCCCACCGGGACGGCGCCGAGGTCGTCTCGAGTTCGCTGGCGCTCGGGCTCGTGGCATCCCCCCTGCACGAGGCGCTCTCCGGCTGGGAGGAGTCCGCCACCGCCGACGTGGTCGCCGACGCGATCACCCACTACGTCGTCGGGATCACGTTCCACGAGCAGCAGCGCCGATCAGCGGATGCCTGGGGTGCGGCCGCGCCCGAGGCGTCTGTCACCCCCGCGTCCTTCGAGCACCCCGCCGACGACGCCTTCTCTGCGGCCCTCGCTCTCATCGCCGGCGGCATCACTGTCTGGCAGGACGGCACCCGGCGGCCCGCCGACGCCTAG
- a CDS encoding metallopeptidase family protein — protein sequence MRRRARTTARPDRHGRHGRLDRSSVVRPPLPAIETRAEKFDLTVTTAVEFLRSAWPELREVRFDIGWMPDASDDDGIPRWQVQGEQKRIILFRLPIERLARLHRNDDLHRRMMIESCVFRAAAEYLDRDPWDLGPDRFRF from the coding sequence GTGAGGCGACGTGCGCGCACAACCGCCCGCCCCGATCGGCACGGTCGACACGGCCGTCTGGACCGCAGCTCCGTCGTCCGCCCGCCACTCCCCGCCATCGAGACCCGCGCCGAGAAGTTCGACCTGACCGTCACGACGGCCGTCGAATTCCTCCGGAGCGCCTGGCCCGAACTCCGGGAGGTCCGCTTCGACATCGGGTGGATGCCGGACGCATCCGATGACGACGGCATCCCCCGCTGGCAGGTCCAGGGCGAGCAGAAGCGGATCATCCTCTTCCGCCTGCCGATCGAACGGCTCGCGCGACTGCACCGCAACGACGATCTGCACCGCCGCATGATGATCGAGAGCTGCGTCTTCCGCGCCGCAGCCGAGTACCTCGACCGCGACCCGTGGGACCTGGGTCCCGACCGTTTCCGGTTCTGA
- a CDS encoding DUF5719 family protein: MTTARRIRRGVGGVVSVLVVVGTLFLVTTPLPEVDRSTLSLTTRPEAATSLLSCTGPLFAAGRNTDDAAAVQVAASQSVVAGTAAGDAAPAQGEVASAVADGPPALSFSAVPVERVRTDLAAAGSSRVNADDLAGFGASACTPPAMETWLSAGSGLTGAADLVVIANPGDVAARVDLTVFASGGRTAPEAGAGILIPPQQQRIVPLASLALGETSPVVLVSATQAPVQAVLQSSLTRTLVPVGVDEGGATGLPRTQQTIPAFSVVGERDEPTDTAVRVLAPSDDTTVSVSVTPVGGRTAAASFNDLAVTAGVPLEIDMERLPPGRYRVDIDAGAPVVASAHASTGADAGSDFAWYGTADDIRVPSLLAVAQGPQPQLAIVNPGAQEVAAVLTGAAGAGEPSEVRIPAGGSASVDLRAGELYRLDPAGGTLRASVTFSAPDAIAGYPVLPADAAAAPVVVRPR, encoded by the coding sequence GTGACGACCGCCCGCCGGATCCGTCGGGGCGTCGGGGGCGTGGTCAGCGTCCTCGTCGTCGTCGGCACCCTCTTCCTCGTGACCACGCCGCTGCCCGAGGTCGACCGGTCCACGCTGTCGCTCACGACCCGTCCCGAAGCGGCGACATCGCTGCTGTCCTGCACGGGACCGCTGTTCGCCGCGGGCCGGAACACCGATGATGCCGCCGCCGTCCAGGTCGCCGCGTCGCAGAGCGTCGTCGCGGGAACCGCTGCGGGGGATGCCGCGCCTGCGCAGGGTGAGGTCGCTTCGGCGGTGGCCGACGGTCCGCCGGCCCTGTCGTTCTCCGCGGTTCCCGTCGAAAGGGTGCGAACGGACCTCGCTGCGGCAGGATCGTCGCGCGTGAACGCCGACGACCTGGCCGGTTTCGGCGCGTCGGCGTGCACGCCGCCCGCCATGGAGACGTGGCTCTCCGCCGGCAGCGGTCTCACGGGCGCCGCCGACCTGGTGGTCATCGCCAATCCCGGGGACGTCGCTGCGCGCGTCGATCTCACCGTCTTCGCGTCCGGCGGTCGGACGGCACCCGAGGCGGGCGCAGGCATTCTGATTCCGCCGCAGCAGCAGCGGATCGTCCCGCTCGCGTCCCTCGCGCTCGGCGAGACCAGCCCGGTCGTCCTCGTCTCGGCCACGCAGGCCCCTGTCCAGGCGGTGCTGCAATCGAGCCTCACCCGCACTCTCGTGCCGGTCGGCGTGGACGAGGGGGGTGCGACGGGCCTGCCGCGCACGCAGCAGACGATCCCCGCCTTCAGCGTCGTCGGCGAACGCGATGAGCCCACCGACACCGCCGTCCGCGTGCTGGCGCCCTCCGACGACACCACGGTGTCGGTGTCGGTGACGCCCGTCGGCGGGCGAACGGCAGCGGCGTCGTTCAACGATCTCGCGGTGACCGCGGGTGTCCCGCTCGAGATCGACATGGAGAGGCTGCCCCCGGGACGGTACCGCGTGGACATCGACGCCGGGGCTCCCGTCGTCGCCTCGGCCCACGCCTCGACCGGGGCGGATGCCGGATCCGATTTCGCCTGGTACGGCACGGCCGACGACATCCGGGTCCCCTCGCTCCTCGCCGTCGCGCAGGGACCGCAGCCGCAGCTCGCGATCGTCAACCCGGGAGCGCAGGAAGTCGCGGCGGTCCTCACCGGCGCCGCTGGCGCCGGTGAGCCGAGCGAGGTCCGGATTCCGGCGGGCGGATCGGCGTCGGTCGACCTGCGCGCGGGCGAGCTCTACCGGCTGGATCCGGCCGGCGGCACCCTCCGCGCGAGCGTCACGTTCTCCGCGCCCGATGCGATCGCCGGCTATCCCGTCCTCCCCGCGGACGCGGCCGCCGCGCCCGTCGTGGTGCGGCCTCGCTGA